ATGACAAAATTCAATAAATATGATTTATTCTTAACATACAACGTTTTCTTTTGATTTGCCGACCCCTTCTCATCTCCTCACTGGATGGAGCGGAAGGTACGCATGATAAGGAGCATACGGATATCGTGGATAATGTGGATTCAGCGAGGCAAAAGGATAATGCACGTATGGATATTGGTCTAATCCTATAGGTTGGTTAACGTGCAGTCCCACCATGTTTCGGACATATCCGGTTTCACAGGCGCAACCTAAAATACTCAATTACGAATTAACTATAGTTGCAGACGATGCTTCGGTTGTAAGTTACCAATTGGATCACAACAAACGGTTGTGATCGTCACAGCGACAAGTAAGCACAGAGTCAGCTTCATCATCTTTGAACGGTTTGTACACACAGAACTGGTATGATGATGCTTTTGGATGAGAGAAGCATTTATATAAAAACCTGTACGTGTTCTATCGTCTGTTTAGAAAGAACGCGAGTGATGGCTTTTCCctatttatgcttgtttttatCAAAATAACCCCATAATCTTTTTGGACTCTTTGTAATGCAGAAGAATCATTATGGAAAGAGAGGAGAATGCGTTAGAAACGAAATTTAGACACGGTGCAAACCATTTTGTTGGTGTTCAACAGATGGACAACTAATCGTATTTGTAGTGTGATCTAGATTGTTATCTAACAAAACATCCTAAACACAAACCTGTACAAACCTGTTTGTTTTGTACATCCtgtacaaaacaaacaaaacatcatAGTTAGTACTGATGTATTATCATGATTAGAATATAACCTggatttttcaatttcatttttggAGGTTTCCTCtatttcgtgaatttcacagaAAATacagctatctcaccacaaattgatagtctaggtctcttcttataataaaatttgtctttgaggcagaaattttgaaaaatgaatgagtccggcttctttgaaaaaacaagattgagtcgggaaagacggataattggcgggaaagacggacacatGAGGTGGGAAGGATGGACTAttactgaaaattcaagtttatgtgctcgataagttttggaggtcttcaaacATGCCCTAACATTGATCTaacaaaaaggctagactaaaatcacctagaagggtctgtattttttattttttcatgtcaaaaatagcttccggcattcggaatgataaattcggattacgttttaaaaaccgctctgctgtTTCGTCCATATGAGGTTGCACTCGTAAACGTAGTTAGTGAGCATCTGTTAATAAGAAAAGGAGGAGAtaacaaaattgttttcaaaacaaaatcgaatttcacccaaaaataaaggATAGATTTTTCCTCAACCTAATATTATTACTATCTGTCAAATACATAAcaggaatttgtaattttcaatgtttccgctgaatattttccttttttggacatgaaaaagctattcgCGCGATGAGTGCCGCgcttgctgaccgtcgaccaaaaacagcggcgcgttgattaTTCAACAGCcgatttggcgttgttgaagcgtaattgaGTGGACTTctatcgacgttttgtgacaatgaatGAAACGTGGATTCATTACCACActaataggcagtctgcagagtggcactgaggcatatttcgaagacttagacttTCGTACTAccgaaagggaatcgaaatgttggaaactcgctataccaagtgtattaccCTCGAAAGTAACTAcatatgttgaggaataaatacagtttTGCCCTAAaaagattgttttcattaaaaatcacgGGAcatttcagcccatgtagtatatgTAACCGCATGTTGTCATGCGATGTCTTCAGCTGTACTGCAgtagtgaaaaaccattatcggcatcaagaagTCACTGAAAACTCAATCATTTTTAGGCAATCATAACtcgccgaaaaataaaaatcaacatTGAGTTTCTTGTGGggatcgaagtgagcgtataacatttTTTCGCCTCCACTATTCTCAGCTATTTTCCCTGTGGGTGAAaaaggatgtttttttttatctcaaatcagcgagcatttcgatctctgatgcAAACTCTAGATAGAACAGAGATTCACTGATTCTAGAGTGCTCAGTCGAGAGCCGTAGCTTGTTTCGAGAGCTTGTTTCTGCGGTTTTCTGAGAAGGGCTTATTTATTCGTAAAGAGTTGTGGCTCGTATGTTATTTACAACGTGATTTACAAAGTCCAGTTACGATTGCATTGAAATCAATGGACTGCCATGGCGAAATATATCGTAGCTACActcgattctttttttttgtgctgctAGCTTAACCTCGGAGCGAAGAAGTTGGTCATCGTGAGGCACTTCGCGTCCGCTGGATGTAGTCCTTCCGAAGAAAGGCGAGAGTCTGGTTCCAACCACCCGACGGTGCTAAACGACCGTAAAGTGCTACAGTAGCTGGAAAGCGAGGTGGCCTCACTGTTCCACACTTAAGGTTAGGAGGTCGAAGCAACCTACTAAACGGCGAGGAAGTACTTGCCCAAAATGAGCATTTTTAAGCGGAAGGAACAGTTGAGGACAGGCGTGTTTGAACAACAGACAATCACTCAGAAGAAGCGACTGGAGGTATTGGTGAAAAACTTTCTTCTGGCGAAGCGGGACATCGTAGTGATAATAAATGACAAGGGCTACTTGACGATGGACGGCAACGACTGACTGGAGACCGGGTATGTTACGTCCCCCTCCAAGGAGGCAAGTGATGGCGTCAAGTATATTTTCCGCATCAAGATCTTGAAGAAGGCCGCTCTTCTTTTCTTCTGGGAGAACGGGAAAATATACATTACGAGGTTGCCGCATTCATCTAGAAGTATCACGTGTAGGACGATGTGGTCTTTCGGCCGAACCTGGTCTTGGCGCATTATGCCAAGAGATCACTGGAGGAGATAGGCCAGCTGGAAATAGACGTTGTACTTGTCCAGAGCTAAGCACCTGTACTGGTCTTGAGTtgttaacgtttgcattaaaaaatggccTTTTCCGGATAGTgatacaaaaaaagaaaaacaattacttgtaaaaaaaattcgaaaggttgtatccgagacacgaccgctaaggacgtaggactacgcaatctttttttaaatttgttgatttatcatttcggatattatttgcgaattcgACCCTGaaatggtttaatggcttgcgtggttttgtagaatcatttcgagaagcaacgattctttgttgcctttgcgagaacaatacactaattggtcatatgtcgccatttgtttctttatatcaatgcacgcattgtactttattgaacattatttaacgataggcatcttccgtgcatcgccattcaacaaccATCTATCAGacgcacacagttgcagcgataaatttcaagtgaaatattcgcttgcgttcacagctcaaggggaaacataaaacacaaaacgagcagaataagctgATCCTTGtggtttcgggcacagaaagattctgagaattttcctcagaggagatgcaatacttatacgctagcaacagcttacttcccaaatattctcttttcgctatccccctacgttgtttctattcttcttcttcttcttcttttcctctatttacggagactttaaatccaacgattcattcttctccgactgtttctattctagcggctgcataagttgctcgttaatgacagctctgttcgggaaagcacacaaatggacagaacaaatgtatggggaaatgggaatgcttccaattttcatcaatttaaaccatatacagactatgtgggattgtaatgtatagcatatcaaacaaattttagaaaaattcagatttgcataccaatagaaaatcgttaaaatcagttcgtagcaaaaatatttattagcgttaactttatttcataaaaacgtgacctgttttccgatttggcccccttaatgtaagacgtagtcctacgtcaaaaaaatgctacgcccttgcgagcggccttccggcagttaaccggaaccTTCGTCTTGGCAGATGAAACATGCATGTAGGCATGTTCTTgagttttttcttcgttttatctATCAATACCTTCTCAGTtcaaattgttggagtagaccttacgcttcaggtttgcccagaaatccTCGATGGaacgcagctgggggacgtcggccgggttcgccgacttgggtaccacatcgttATTAAGCACTTCCATCCCCTCTAACGATCACTTCGAAgagtgggccgacgccagatccggctAGAACACCGCGTtttcgcccttatggtatttcttgataaacgacgcaacttccggcaggcagtTCGCACTATaatttgacatccccttctcgctgattgtcagccacagcagcaccttctagGGGAACTTggggtgtgaaataaacttcacttagAAGCTTCCTTcttgggggaagtaaaatacgaagtggcctgccagtcgttgccatccagggtgagataggtctcgtcgtccatcccaccgaccatcttattcagctgctgccgctgcgtcattgcctgcagctccgagaccagtggacggaaCTTCCGCTTCTTTTCATgaatgtccatgttcgccactGTTCGTTTTCACTGTTAAGCTAGTTGCATCGACCTCCTGGCCAAGCGCACGTAGCGATATAGTCACTTTTCcttcgatcttcctcttcagcatcctttggagcttcttgtcgctcagagtcatcggccgtccggaactgggctttctttcgatgctctgactgttgtccaatagtgccaagatgttttagatgccggaacgggcgtatccggcgtccagaaagtgccgcacgatttccgttttcgacgcggtggggtaccgttctttgaacgcgcacacttctgaacggagtcgGTTCCAGTAGCTTTGGgcaatttcagtatttttcaatGGCAGATGCGACACTGGCTATGATTTCAATCAATTTCCAGGACTAGCTTTTTATACTGCGACACTTGAAtactttagaacgaaattcCCCAATGATACCGATAGAATCACTGAGTTTTTGATGATAGAATTGTTAATCGAAGGGATGAAAATTCTGTTAGCTGCTTTTCATAACCCTCCGGGAGTTGACGCCTCGATCACTTTGGATATATTGTTGCAGAAATATGGTTCGCTTTCCAGTTATATATACTTTTTGGGCGATTTCAACACAAATTTGTTACACTCTGTATTACAACGACACGGTTCATGGATGTTTTATCCAGCCATCAGATCGAAGGCTTGGGTCGTGAGCCTACTTATTTATATAACAATGTCTTATCTCAACTTGACCTCATTTTATACAATAGTGTTTCTCGAGTTCTGAGATTCAACGAAATACAAATTCCGCTTTTATCGTGATTATCGTGATTACAATCGCATGGATGTTAATGGTCCTAGAACGACCTTGAATGAATTCGATTGGGATTATTTTTATTCGTCATTTGATACTGATGTTTTAGTTGATTATTTTAACTCTGTTGTTACTACTTTATATGATCAATATGTACCTATGATAACATTCAGAGCATTCAATATTGGGAGAGCAATAGTCGATCGTGATCGGATCGAATCGGTGATGGAAAACATCACATGAGCACGTTCATCATGAACTATACAAAATCTAAGCAGCTATATTATAAAAATCTATTAAATCCTACACTTTCTTCTAAGGTTTTGTGGAAACGTTTGGGCGGTGTGGGAATAGGAAGGTCATCCACATACACAGCCAATAATTTTAACGCTATTGAGATTAATGAATATTTTGCCAGCAACTGTCTAGACACAACCCAGCAGCCACTTTTTACGATGGGACATCATGAAAATTAGTTTAGTTTCAATGTAGTCAGCGATGTTGAAGTTGTTAATGCTCTGTATGAAATCTTGTCTAATGCTATTAGTACTGATAAcatttcgatttttgaagaCAATTCGGCCATTAGTCGTAAGACAAGTTACTTTCATATTTAATTCAATCATCGCTACACGAAAGTTCCCAACTGCatggaaatattcaaaaataatcCCAATTAGAAAGAAAAGTACTAAATTCCATCGATAACCTTCGTCCCATCAGCATTTTGAGTGTGCTTTCGAAAGCATTTGAGCGCATTATCGACGACgacgatgttgaattaaagaggctctaaacttttcagttcatttgctCCTAGCgcattatcaaaatattgaatGGTTCACCTCTATGAGGATGACGTGCAACTATATCATAAATGtactatacaaaatacaaaagtaTTCGCTGTATTAGTGAATGAAGATTTGGCTCGTTTTTCTGAGTGGTCATTGAGAAATAGATTGTCAATCAATGTTAAAAAGTCGTACGCAATGTTCATAGGGGATGCTACAAATAATGTTGACAGACCGTGTTTGAGGCTGAATGAATcattattgccatttgttagcTCTGTTACCACCTTGGGCTACAAAATCCAGAAAAATATGGAATGGGACAACGTTATTGTTGAACAATGTGGAAAAGTGTATGGAAAACTACTCTCATTGCAgcttagttttttgaattttgatattaaattaaaattgttcaaatcgCTTATCCTTCCTCATTTTATGTCGTGCGATTTCCTTTTGATAGTCTTCATTAGTTGCGATCAACAAACTAAGGGTAGCTTTAAACTCAGGTGTACGTATCGTGTTCAATCTAAATAGTTTTTCGCATGTTTCACATTTGCAGTCAATGTTACTTGGATGCGCGTTTCAAAGCTTTGGGAAGCTTAGATGTTGCTTGCTGATATTCCaactaataaaaaacaaagaacCACAATATTTGTTCAGTAAATAGAGACCATTGAGAAGCGTTCGCTGTCGGAAGGTTGTAATTCCGCGGTACCACTTTTTGACATATGGTAATTCATTCTTTGTCAGAAGCGTTGCAATTTGAAATTCACTACCGAATGATATAACTTTAGAAAGATCAGATTCAGCATTTAGAAGAGGGTTGTTCGAGCACTTTCGtggaaattaaattaaaaatttgttagattagaaaaattataaaaatgtccAAGGTATCTGTCACTAGTTCTATCATGTGAAATGCATTGTAACATTTCAAAAGGCATTGCTTAAGTTGCAGAATaaacattaataataataataaacatcTTGTTTGTAAGCAATATGTCCATGGCACAATCAAAAAGGTAAATTAATAAGGAAGGTGCTTGTAAAAAAGTTGGCTTCTAAATACATAAATACTATGCATCTGCCATCTGGTCCAAAAAGGACGACTCAATTATAAGTTGAGCGAATTCGTATCATTTGATTGAGATTTGTTTTCGGATTTTCATCATTCGATTCCACAATaatttgcagaaaattttattGGTAGGGTTCTACAAAAGAAACGTATCAATCAACATTAAACTaaacaaaatatatttgtaaataaatataaaatatccaCTATTTTACAATTTAGTTAGTCTCAAACAATCGACAAGTGTCCGACACGGTCACAGTTCAAACAGTTTTCAGATGTCTAGCCAAACCAATGGACCGCCATGCAGTCCCTGGTCCAGGCCGTTTGACAAACCCAACACCACTCATACCCGCAGCCAGAGCGGGTGCAAACCATATGCATGCAACCTCCATCGCGTTCGGTTGCAGTGCGACACTGCGGACACGGTTTCGTCGTTACTTTGATAGCTATCTTGGATGCTTCATCCCAGCGCGCTTCGGAAACTCGTTGCAAATCAAACGTGTAACCCAGTGCCGAGGCGGAGTTCGGTTGAGGTGTTTCCAGACAGTCGTTAATGTGATATCCCTGGAGACAATTACGGCAGAAAACGAACTGTGGAAAATATTTTCTGTGTTAATACTCGTAATAATTTAAAAGTTGTTCTGTGAACGTACCCCACAACCATTTTGACACTGAACTCTTTTGCATTCCGGATCCACGAGAAGACCCATTCCGCAACCGGGCTGGGGACACAAAACTCCACCATTTCTAAGAACAAACTCTTCGGTGGCGAATCGCTGATATCTTTCATACTAAAATCAATCGAATATTAAGCAGCACTATAGAAAAACATCGGACACTATACCTGTTCCTTAGACAGTAACTTGAAGTGGTGTACATCTTCGATGTACGAATTTTCACAGCCTACAGGGCATGTCAAAGTATATCCTCCGGCTGGAGCCTCATGAAACTGTCGTTCCAACAACCGGGAGATGCAGTACTGTCGGAAGCAATCCAGACACGTGACGTGACCAGCTTCGCACGGAAACACAAGAATTGTTTCACTGCAAGATGTCTTGTTTAAACAGATAATTTTAACCTTTTGAATGTGTTCCGCTTACCTAACATCAGTACACGCAATGCAGGGGATCTCTTTGTGATTAGTTTTGATCAGACTCAGGGGTGCAGCGAAATCCTTTTCGCCACCTGATGAATGCTCTGCgcatttgaaataaaattctgTGAACGGTGGATCTCCAGATTCGTTTTCCTGCATCAACAAATGATCTCAAAAACTGTCGTCGCAAATTCAACACAATTCTCTTACCACACATGCAATTTCATTATTCTCGCAGTGTCCAGTGATTCGTTTCTTCTTCAGGACATCATCCCAACATGTAGGATCCCTGTGGACGGTAAACGCTCCACTCTTACAGATTCCGCATCGTACACGTAATTTACCGGTGCAAACTTTCTCACATTGAGAACAGTATACGAAGAAATGAGCCTTCCTTCGTTCTCTGGCTGGACTTGCAGTAATTTCGTTAATCTCTGTCAGCTGAAGATCGGACATAGTTTCGCATAGCGGTTTCACGGAGACAACCTCTTCAGGATTTTCTTCGGAAATCGGACTGTCCAATATACTTTTACCGGTGCCAGATTTCATTGCGACCGCTCTCGCCTTAACAGCATGTATAATCGATTGCTGGCCTAGATCACATTcctaaaaatacaataaattaaacACATCTATGacgcaacttttttttgttcgccATTTACACTTATCATGATCgtatcggacaattcctttccgGCGAATATAATTTTCAGTTCATCAGGAGCCATACCAAGTTCGGAAGCTACCATCTGTTTAATTTCTTTAATTTCCATGTGGGGCTCCAAATCAACCGCCAGAGTGCTTCCGGTGTTGGTTTTCACGTAAATACTCAGCTTATTAGTAAGCTTTTTGTGACCGAACGAAAATATTGCCAACATGTTGTATATCAGGTTTTTTAAAAAGTTTATAATGTCTAACATTGCTCAATAGCTAGTGAAAACCCTTATATCGTTGGGCATTCTTCCAGCCAATGCCAGAAACTCTGAGCAAAATGAccgtaaaaatagtgaaaatatAATGCACGTAAAAATAAACTTGTCTTTCAATCGCGGTTGctgataataaaaacaaaacaagaaaaTGACGTTTCTTCGATTTCTCCATCTCAGACGTAGGGTTGCCAGTTTCATACAGCTGTACGAAAAATGATCTTGTTCGTGGATTCGGGCAACTGTTTTCATATTCGAATTGACGACCTAGAGTTTCTTGTTCTGTTGGCGTGGAACGAAAATTGTAAGGGACTGTCCACATGACACATGTAAAGAAAAAGCATGGTTTCATACACAGCGTGGATATTTCTTATATCTCTCCctctttgtccacgtggacattccttttttgatgtagaactacgtctttcattaagggtgccaaatcagaaaataggtcacgtttttatgaaataaagttaacgttaataactatttttgccgcgaacggattttggcgatttacatactaaacgaatcggaaattccgtaatatttgtttattatgctatacattagaatcccctggtttgtaactggttaaaattcatgaaagctttaagcgtttccattttcccatacatttgttctgtccatttgtgtgttttcccgaacagagctatcaataacgagcaacttatcgacgaccaacggagggaaaatcgtaggatttaaagtctccgtgaacaaaggaaaagtagaagaatgaaggggaatacttgcctagagtataaacagtggatctcgctgaggaaaactattagaggcgaatgaactacaaagtttaaagcctcttaaaaacaaagaaaaagaagaagaagatgaggcaaactttcattcggcattggACTGtcgagcaatccagttcactttgctttcgctgcgcttcgatctaagattggaccccaccagtggtaatccaacttggatagcGTCGTTTGGTTATTCTGTTCGTTTTTAGCGTTATTCTTATcttgtgtttttcttcccgcgtcataaattggacgcttcgcgtagtgtgtgatgagcaagaagaagaggcaggctcgagccctgcaaaaaacgaacgcattgccaggggcaataaaatttcgaggcaagcgtcatctaatgatgcacgcgatgttggtgcagtgaaaagctacaacagcgaagtaggcgacttcggcgtgtcggtcgaaaatgtaaacgccgttacccaggcagcaaccaacatcaagctcctcccgctgatggtgaaggcggtcgctcttgacaaactcatcagcgaattcgcatcgatgggtgttacagcagagaacaagctgtgtggcataattaagtctttttcaaagcagttaacattgtttgtttcccgtcatcataagggcttcgttggtgcctttgagaatgcatcaatgcattaaactgacgttatggtgaagcaggcgttaaggttgtgcgccaaaaaattttttggggaataccaagcatcttgaatgtcttactggaatgttataaattattttgggttcgcgtgccagtcgcaaaactgccttcaactaggattgcatttgcgctaatattgatcataatgaagcattgctactgttttcgaggttgttattaacaaaaagagtttatttcgcttgtttaatcaccaaaaaagtaaatgtcgttctggaattttgtatgtgattaggtttcgcttgccagtagcaaaacttcccccactaagggtgacagctgcacttctctcgagcatgagaaagtaatgcaacttttttcgaggccagtaatattaacagaagcgtttcttttgagaatagcgcaaaatgatgagaagtgtttatattcctagtagtttcaagctaccaatgtatggctctgtatgcatgctatggcgaacgcttgtttggcgcttgttttacgttgtacgaacgatgcctagaggtgcgattcctttgaggcaatactaaataacatgtagcatcaaatttgatacttgcaagtgttgacattgttgttgtttccatgcggtgccaaagatatattgatgtagtcatgagatgtggaataatggtgctggtacaacatgtatataatcgactgtagccgagtctatgtcaattgcgaaaaaggccaccggaatagcgttcgaggtaaattttcattgcattgacatgaaataaattgcgacatacgatcagctagtgtattgctttgcgagggcaagaatgaatcatcaatcaattatcgtcaactgattctacaacaaAAAACCGttccagagattattctactaaacagttgtttctaaaatttcactgcattatagaataatatccgaaggtaaaaacaagcgacttttataaaataatagcgtagttttacgtcacaatgcggtcgtatcttggacacaacctcctataatttttttggaaaacattaaataaaataactgaattgcgttTAAGTTTCATTTCGAGTTTGtttctatacagccattcctcgtcaaacctaaagggtgtgtcacatcaaattgcatcacggaaaaaacgctgtagaaatttaaattttaggaattatatcttcagctttcgcttataatcagataagagtgtatagatcacgttggccatgcttcactgtaaatttttcgtaaatttggaaaaatgtcgtcgaacgaaaaagagtgtcgtgagttaatcttgtacactcatttcgagaatccggagttatcacatcgggacatcggtaagatgctgggaatcgtccaatccacggtcagcagagtactaaaacgatacttcgagaacctaaccatcgaccggaaggtgaagaacggcaaaaatggatgctccgtcagtgaaaaagatcacaagcgcgtagttaagcagtttagacgtgatccgagaagttcggtccgggatgtcgccaataagctgaatttgtcaagttcattcgtctagcggaccaagcagcgggaggatctgcgt
The Toxorhynchites rutilus septentrionalis strain SRP chromosome 2, ASM2978413v1, whole genome shotgun sequence genome window above contains:
- the LOC129768383 gene encoding E3 ubiquitin-protein ligase parkin → MLDIINFLKNLIYNMLAIFSFGHKKLTNKLSIYVKTNTGSTLAVDLEPHMEIKEIKQMVASELGMAPDELKIIFAGKELSDTIMISECDLGQQSIIHAVKARAVAMKSGTGKSILDSPISEENPEEVVSVKPLCETMSDLQLTEINEITASPARERRKAHFFVYCSQCEKVCTGKLRVRCGICKSGAFTVHRDPTCWDDVLKKKRITGHCENNEIACVENESGDPPFTEFYFKCAEHSSGGEKDFAAPLSLIKTNHKEIPCIACTDVSETILVFPCEAGHVTCLDCFRQYCISRLLERQFHEAPAGGYTLTCPVGCENSYIEDVHHFKLLSKEQYERYQRFATEEFVLRNGGVLCPQPGCGMGLLVDPECKRVQCQNGCGFVFCRNCLQGYHINDCLETPQPNSASALGYTFDLQRVSEARWDEASKIAIKVTTKPCPQCRTATERDGGCMHMVCTRSGCGYEWCWVCQTAWTRDCMAVHWFG